The Mangifera indica cultivar Alphonso chromosome 8, CATAS_Mindica_2.1, whole genome shotgun sequence genome has a window encoding:
- the LOC123224575 gene encoding serine/threonine-protein phosphatase BSL1-like isoform X2, with translation MSMNSKPWLHPAPTYRTLETLWDTEEDAPGPRCSHTLTAVAATKTTGPRLILFGGATAIEGGAASSAPGIRLAGVTNSVHSYDVLTRKWTRIRPAGEPPSPRAAHAAAAVGTMVVFQGGIGPAGHSTDDLYVLDLTNDKFKWHRVVVQGQGLGPRYGHVMDLVGQRYLVTVSGNDGKRVLSDAWALDTAQKPYAWQRLSPEGDRPSARMYATASARSDGMFLLCGGRDSSGAPLADAYGLLMHRNGQWEWTLAPGVSPSPRYQHAAVFVGARLQVTGGVLRGGRSVEGEATVSVLDTAAGVWLDRNGLVTSSRSSKGHSEHDPSLELMCRCRHASASVGVRIYIYGGLKGDILLDDFLVAENSPFQSDMNSPIVTSERSPTITSPKFNQSNLSSFPTMTSDGAEIPSSGGLSMDKNSMEKLREASAAEAEAANAVWQAAQAAPANPADEASVSDDNSQAAETISDGSDTETDVRLHPRAVVVAKEAVGNLGGMVRQLSLDQFENESRRVMPSNSDLPYPAKKFTRQKSPQGLHKKIISTLLRPRNWKAPAYRRFFLDSYEVGELCYAAEQIFMHEPTVLQLKAPIKVFGDLHGQFGDLMRLFDEYGFPSTAGDITYIDYLFLGDYVDRGQHSLETITLLLALKIEYPENVHLIRGNHEAADINALFGFRLECIERMGESDGIWAWTRFNQLFNCLPLAALIEKKIICMHGGIGRSIHSVEQIEKLERPITMDAGSIILMDLLWSDPTENDSIEGLRPNARGPGLVTFGPDRVTDFCKKNKLQLIIRAHECVMDGFERFAQGQLITLFSATNYCGTANNAGAILVVGRGLVVVPKLIHPLPPPLRSPETSPERAMDDTWMQELNIQRPPTPTRGRPQPDSDRSSLAYI, from the exons ATGTCCATGAACTCCAAGCCTTGGCTACATCCGGCTCCGACCTACCGAACCTTAGAGACTCTTTGGGATACGGAGGAGGATGCACCTGGTCCCCGATGCAGTCATACTCTCACTGCCGTTGCTGCTACCAAGACTACTGGTCCTCGTCTTATTCTCTTCGGGGGCGCTACTGCTATTGAGGGCGGAGCTGCCTCCTCTGCTCCCGGCATCA gATTGGCTGGCGTCACCAATTCAGTTCACTCCTATGATGTTCTTACCAGAAAATGGACTAG AATTAGACCTGCTGGTGAACCGCCTTCTCCTAGGGCTGCACACGCCGCTGCGGCCGTTGGTACAATGGTGGTCTTTCAG GGCGGCATAGGTCCTGCTGGTCATTCGACTGATGACCTTTATGTTCTTGATTTGACTAATGACAAATTCAAATGGCACAG AGTGGTGGTACAAGGACAAGGCCTTGGCCCTCGCTATGGCCATGTAATGGATTTGGTTGGTCAAAGATATCTCGTTACCGTCAGTGGCAATGATG GCAAAAGAGTACTCTCTGATGCTTGGGCTTTGGATACTGCCCAAAAACCATATGCTTGGCAGAGGCTGAGTCCGGAAGGTGATAGACCTTCTGCTAGAAT GTATGCTACTGCTAGTGCTCGCTCTGATGGCATGTTCTTGCTTTGTGGTGGAAGGGACTCATCTGGTGCG CCACTGGCAGATGCATATGGGCTGCTCATGCATAGGAATGGTCAATGGGAGTGGACTCTAGCTCCTGGTGTGTCTCCTTCGCCAAGATATCAACATGCTGCA GTTTTCGTTGGTGCAAGATTGCAAGTTACAGGAGGTGTTCTTAGAGGGGGACGTTCAGTAGAAGGCGAAGCAACTGTTTCTG TGTTGGACACTGCTGCTGGAGTTTGGTTGGATAGAAATGGACTTGTGACTTCCTCACGCTCCAGCAAGGGACATAGTGAGCATGATCCTTCTTTGGAACTTATGTGTCGCTGCCGTCATGCATCTGCATCTGTTGGAGTTCGCATATATATTTATGGTGGTCTCAAAGGAG ATATTCTGCTGGATGACTTTTTGGTTGCAGAAAATTCACCATTTCAATCTGACATGAATTCTCCTATAGTAACATCCGAGAGATCTCCAACCATTACTAGTCCCAAATTTAATCAATCTAATTTAAGTTCTTTTCCAACCATGACTTCAGATGGAGCAGAGATTCCTTCATCTGGAGGCCTGAG CATGGACAAAAATTCCATGGAGAAACTGAGGGAGGCTTCTGCTGCTGAAGCTGAAGCAGCTAATGCTGTCTGGCAGGCGGCTCAGGCAGCACCTGCCAATCCTGCCGATGAAGCATCTGTATCTGATGATAATTCACAAGCTGCTGAAACCATTTCCGATGGTAGTGACACTGAGACAGATGTTCGCCTTCATCCTAGAGCT GTTGTGGTTGCCAAAGAGGCTGTAGGGAATCTGGGTGGGATGGTAAGGCAGTTATCATTGGACCAGTTTGAAAATGAGAGCAGGCGAGTGATGCCATCAAATAGTGACCTGCCATATCCTGCTAAAAAGTTCACCAGGCAGAAGTCTCCTCAGGGCTTGCATAAGAAG ATTATTTCTACATTACTTAGGCCTCGAAACTGGAAAGCTCCTGCTTATAGGAGGTTTTTCTTGGATTCATATGAAGTGGGTGAGCTCTGTTATGCAGCTGAGCAGATTTTTATGCACGAGCCCACAGTTCTGCAGTTGAAAGCTCCCATTAAAGTTTTTGGTGATCTGCATGGACAGTTTGGTGATTTGATGCGATTGTTTGATGAATATGGATTTCCTTCCACGGCAGGAGACATAAC GTATATTGACTATTTGTTTTTGGGAGATTATGTTGATCGAGGGCAGCACAGCTTGGAAACTATAACTTTACTCCTTGCTCTAAAG ATTGAGTATCCTGAGAATGTTCATTTGATACGTGGAAACCATGAAGCTGCTGACATTAATGCGCTGTTTGGTTTTCGTCTGGAATGCATTGAGAGAATG GGAGAGAGTGATGGCATATGGGCATGGACACGCTTCAACCAACTTTTCAACTGTCTTCCACTTGCAGCgcttattgaaaagaaaatcatCTGTATGCATGGTGGCATAGGAAGATCTATACATTCAGTGGAGCAGATAGAGAAGCTTGAAAGACCCATAACTATGGATGCTGGATCTATAATTCTGATGGATCTTCTATG gTCTGATCCAACAGAAAATGATAGCATAGAAGGTTTGAGACCAAATGCAAGAGGGCCTGGTCTTGTCACTTTTGGG CCTGATCGAGTAACAGACTTctgtaagaaaaataaattacagCTTATTATTAGGGCGCATGAATGTGTGATGGATGGATTTGAGCGGTTTGCTCAGGGGcaattaattactttattttctgcTACCAATTATTGCG GAACTGCAAACAATGCTGGAGCTATATTGGTAGTGGGCAGGGGATTGGTTGTGGTTCCAAAATTGATTCATCCCTTGCCGCCACCCCTTCGGTCACCTGAGACATCTCCAGAGCGAGCCATGGATGACACATGGATGCAG GAGCTTAACATTCAAAGACCACCAACTCCTACACGTGGTCGCCCACAACCTGACTCTGACCGGAGCTCACTTGCATATATTTGA
- the LOC123224575 gene encoding serine/threonine-protein phosphatase BSL1-like isoform X1 — protein sequence MSMNSKPWLHPAPTYRTLETLWDTEEDAPGPRCSHTLTAVAATKTTGPRLILFGGATAIEGGAASSAPGIRLAGVTNSVHSYDVLTRKWTRIRPAGEPPSPRAAHAAAAVGTMVVFQGGIGPAGHSTDDLYVLDLTNDKFKWHRVVVQGQGLGPRYGHVMDLVGQRYLVTVSGNDGKRVLSDAWALDTAQKPYAWQRLSPEGDRPSARMYATASARSDGMFLLCGGRDSSGAPLADAYGLLMHRNGQWEWTLAPGVSPSPRYQHAAVFVGARLQVTGGVLRGGRSVEGEATVSVLDTAAGVWLDRNGLVTSSRSSKGHSEHDPSLELMCRCRHASASVGVRIYIYGGLKGDILLDDFLVAENSPFQSDMNSPIVTSERSPTITSPKFNQSNLSSFPTMTSDGAEIPSSGGLSSMDKNSMEKLREASAAEAEAANAVWQAAQAAPANPADEASVSDDNSQAAETISDGSDTETDVRLHPRAVVVAKEAVGNLGGMVRQLSLDQFENESRRVMPSNSDLPYPAKKFTRQKSPQGLHKKIISTLLRPRNWKAPAYRRFFLDSYEVGELCYAAEQIFMHEPTVLQLKAPIKVFGDLHGQFGDLMRLFDEYGFPSTAGDITYIDYLFLGDYVDRGQHSLETITLLLALKIEYPENVHLIRGNHEAADINALFGFRLECIERMGESDGIWAWTRFNQLFNCLPLAALIEKKIICMHGGIGRSIHSVEQIEKLERPITMDAGSIILMDLLWSDPTENDSIEGLRPNARGPGLVTFGPDRVTDFCKKNKLQLIIRAHECVMDGFERFAQGQLITLFSATNYCGTANNAGAILVVGRGLVVVPKLIHPLPPPLRSPETSPERAMDDTWMQELNIQRPPTPTRGRPQPDSDRSSLAYI from the exons ATGTCCATGAACTCCAAGCCTTGGCTACATCCGGCTCCGACCTACCGAACCTTAGAGACTCTTTGGGATACGGAGGAGGATGCACCTGGTCCCCGATGCAGTCATACTCTCACTGCCGTTGCTGCTACCAAGACTACTGGTCCTCGTCTTATTCTCTTCGGGGGCGCTACTGCTATTGAGGGCGGAGCTGCCTCCTCTGCTCCCGGCATCA gATTGGCTGGCGTCACCAATTCAGTTCACTCCTATGATGTTCTTACCAGAAAATGGACTAG AATTAGACCTGCTGGTGAACCGCCTTCTCCTAGGGCTGCACACGCCGCTGCGGCCGTTGGTACAATGGTGGTCTTTCAG GGCGGCATAGGTCCTGCTGGTCATTCGACTGATGACCTTTATGTTCTTGATTTGACTAATGACAAATTCAAATGGCACAG AGTGGTGGTACAAGGACAAGGCCTTGGCCCTCGCTATGGCCATGTAATGGATTTGGTTGGTCAAAGATATCTCGTTACCGTCAGTGGCAATGATG GCAAAAGAGTACTCTCTGATGCTTGGGCTTTGGATACTGCCCAAAAACCATATGCTTGGCAGAGGCTGAGTCCGGAAGGTGATAGACCTTCTGCTAGAAT GTATGCTACTGCTAGTGCTCGCTCTGATGGCATGTTCTTGCTTTGTGGTGGAAGGGACTCATCTGGTGCG CCACTGGCAGATGCATATGGGCTGCTCATGCATAGGAATGGTCAATGGGAGTGGACTCTAGCTCCTGGTGTGTCTCCTTCGCCAAGATATCAACATGCTGCA GTTTTCGTTGGTGCAAGATTGCAAGTTACAGGAGGTGTTCTTAGAGGGGGACGTTCAGTAGAAGGCGAAGCAACTGTTTCTG TGTTGGACACTGCTGCTGGAGTTTGGTTGGATAGAAATGGACTTGTGACTTCCTCACGCTCCAGCAAGGGACATAGTGAGCATGATCCTTCTTTGGAACTTATGTGTCGCTGCCGTCATGCATCTGCATCTGTTGGAGTTCGCATATATATTTATGGTGGTCTCAAAGGAG ATATTCTGCTGGATGACTTTTTGGTTGCAGAAAATTCACCATTTCAATCTGACATGAATTCTCCTATAGTAACATCCGAGAGATCTCCAACCATTACTAGTCCCAAATTTAATCAATCTAATTTAAGTTCTTTTCCAACCATGACTTCAGATGGAGCAGAGATTCCTTCATCTGGAGGCCTGAG CAGCATGGACAAAAATTCCATGGAGAAACTGAGGGAGGCTTCTGCTGCTGAAGCTGAAGCAGCTAATGCTGTCTGGCAGGCGGCTCAGGCAGCACCTGCCAATCCTGCCGATGAAGCATCTGTATCTGATGATAATTCACAAGCTGCTGAAACCATTTCCGATGGTAGTGACACTGAGACAGATGTTCGCCTTCATCCTAGAGCT GTTGTGGTTGCCAAAGAGGCTGTAGGGAATCTGGGTGGGATGGTAAGGCAGTTATCATTGGACCAGTTTGAAAATGAGAGCAGGCGAGTGATGCCATCAAATAGTGACCTGCCATATCCTGCTAAAAAGTTCACCAGGCAGAAGTCTCCTCAGGGCTTGCATAAGAAG ATTATTTCTACATTACTTAGGCCTCGAAACTGGAAAGCTCCTGCTTATAGGAGGTTTTTCTTGGATTCATATGAAGTGGGTGAGCTCTGTTATGCAGCTGAGCAGATTTTTATGCACGAGCCCACAGTTCTGCAGTTGAAAGCTCCCATTAAAGTTTTTGGTGATCTGCATGGACAGTTTGGTGATTTGATGCGATTGTTTGATGAATATGGATTTCCTTCCACGGCAGGAGACATAAC GTATATTGACTATTTGTTTTTGGGAGATTATGTTGATCGAGGGCAGCACAGCTTGGAAACTATAACTTTACTCCTTGCTCTAAAG ATTGAGTATCCTGAGAATGTTCATTTGATACGTGGAAACCATGAAGCTGCTGACATTAATGCGCTGTTTGGTTTTCGTCTGGAATGCATTGAGAGAATG GGAGAGAGTGATGGCATATGGGCATGGACACGCTTCAACCAACTTTTCAACTGTCTTCCACTTGCAGCgcttattgaaaagaaaatcatCTGTATGCATGGTGGCATAGGAAGATCTATACATTCAGTGGAGCAGATAGAGAAGCTTGAAAGACCCATAACTATGGATGCTGGATCTATAATTCTGATGGATCTTCTATG gTCTGATCCAACAGAAAATGATAGCATAGAAGGTTTGAGACCAAATGCAAGAGGGCCTGGTCTTGTCACTTTTGGG CCTGATCGAGTAACAGACTTctgtaagaaaaataaattacagCTTATTATTAGGGCGCATGAATGTGTGATGGATGGATTTGAGCGGTTTGCTCAGGGGcaattaattactttattttctgcTACCAATTATTGCG GAACTGCAAACAATGCTGGAGCTATATTGGTAGTGGGCAGGGGATTGGTTGTGGTTCCAAAATTGATTCATCCCTTGCCGCCACCCCTTCGGTCACCTGAGACATCTCCAGAGCGAGCCATGGATGACACATGGATGCAG GAGCTTAACATTCAAAGACCACCAACTCCTACACGTGGTCGCCCACAACCTGACTCTGACCGGAGCTCACTTGCATATATTTGA